The genomic window GGGACGGCGACGTCGATGGTCACCAACAGGTCACCGGTGGCCTTGGACGTTTTCACGCCACGGCCCTTGACCCGGAGGGTACGGCCCGAGGGCGTCCCGGCCGGTACGCGGACCTTGACGGTATCGCCGTCGAGCGTTGGAACCTCGATGGTGGCGCCGAGTGCCGCTTCTGCGAACGTGACGGGCACGTGGATGCGGATGTCGTCGCCATCGCGGTGGAAGAAGTCATGCGGCTTCACGCTCACCGTGATGATGAGGTCGCCATTGCCGGCGGGGCCAACGTTGCCCTTGCCGCGCTGGCGGACTTTCTGGCCGTCCTTGATTCCAGCGGGAATCTTGACGTCGATCACGTTGCCGTTGCTCTCGCGCAGGCTGACCGTGGTCCCCTTGATGGATCCGGCAAACGAGATGGAGGTAGTCGCGGTCCGGTCCGAACCCTTCTGCGGCGCACGCTGGAAGCCGGTCTGGCCGGCACCGCCGAATCCACCGCCAAACAGGTCAGCGAATTCCGGAGGGATTCCGCCGCCCGCGGGCTGACGGGCACCGGGGCCACCGCCAAACAAGCCGCCGAACAGGTCCTCGAACCCACCGTTGGCTCCTGCACCACCACGCCCGGCTCCAGCACCCGGCGCGAACCGGGCACCGCCCATGGCGCGGATGGCGTCATACTGCTGCCGATCCTCAGGATTGGACAGCACCGAGTAAGCCTCGGAAATGTCTTTGAACTTCTTCTCCGCAGCAGCATTCCCCGAATTCGTATCAGGGTGATGCTCGCGGGCTAGCTTGCGGTAAGCCTTCTTGATATCCGCGTCGGACGCGTCCTTGGCAATACCAAGGATCGCGTAAAAATCCTTTTCAACCCAGTCCTGGCTGGCCAAGAGCGTTCCTTTCTAAAACAAACTAAGCGTACGTCCGCAGTCATCTCACCTCAGGCGAGCTTACAGCGGGCGCGCAACCGGATATGGGGCGGCGGTGTGGAGGGCACCGCGGAGCGGGCACCGCCCCATATCCGGTGTAGCGACAAGATGGGACTAAGCCGGAACCGCGACGATCACCTGGGCTGCACGCAGGACCCGCTCACCGGAGCGGTATCCCGAACGCAGCACCTGGCTGACAGTGTCAACCTCGATGTCTTCGCCGGGCTGCTGGATGAGTGCTTCGTGGATGGTGGGGTCGAATTCGACTCCAGTGT from Arthrobacter sp. StoSoilB20 includes these protein-coding regions:
- a CDS encoding DnaJ C-terminal domain-containing protein, with product MASQDWVEKDFYAILGIAKDASDADIKKAYRKLAREHHPDTNSGNAAAEKKFKDISEAYSVLSNPEDRQQYDAIRAMGGARFAPGAGAGRGGAGANGGFEDLFGGLFGGGPGARQPAGGGIPPEFADLFGGGFGGAGQTGFQRAPQKGSDRTATTSISFAGSIKGTTVSLRESNGNVIDVKIPAGIKDGQKVRQRGKGNVGPAGNGDLIITVSVKPHDFFHRDGDDIRIHVPVTFAEAALGATIEVPTLDGDTVKVRVPAGTPSGRTLRVKGRGVKTSKATGDLLVTIDVAVPQNLNKEAEEAVKAFAAATTDADPRHDLAAKARL